The sequence TTACCCACCCCTTTATCTTTAGGGATGGGTTGGGTAGGGTTTTTTATTAAAATTTTTCTTGACAAATTATTATAAAATATTTATAAATAAGAAAAATTTTTATTTTTTTATTTTTTTTTATTTTTATTTATCCAGTTTATTGTATTTTCAACAATTTTTGATCCTACAGATGTTAAAATAGATTCTGGATGAAATTGAAACCCATATACTAAATGGTCATCGTTTCTGATAGCCATAGGTACTTTTTCACAAAAAGCATTAATAATTAATGTATCAGGAATATTAGCTCCCATAAGGGAATGGTATCTCCCAGCCAAAAATGGATTAGGAATACTTGAAAACATGGCTTTTTTATCATGATGAATTAAAGATGCCTTTCCATGCATTATTGGTTCTGCTGGTTTTATTATTCCACCATAGCTTTCAATTAAAGCTTGAAATCCTAAGCATACCCCAATTATAGGTATTTTGCCCTTAAAATTTTTAATAATTTGATTCATACATCCGGCATTTTTTGGAGCTCCTGGACCGGGGGA is a genomic window of Buchnera aphidicola (Thelaxes suberi) containing:
- a CDS encoding aminodeoxychorismate/anthranilate synthase component II, whose protein sequence is MTNILFIDNFDSFLYNFIDLLRIKNHNVIIFRNNTCLKVIEKFIRNFNDPIIILSPGPGAPKNAGCMNQIIKNFKGKIPIIGVCLGFQALIESYGGIIKPAEPIMHGKASLIHHDKKAMFSSIPNPFLAGRYHSLMGANIPDTLIINAFCEKVPMAIRNDDHLVYGFQFHPESILTSVGSKIVENTINWINKNKKK